From the genome of Elusimicrobiota bacterium, one region includes:
- a CDS encoding cupin domain-containing protein translates to MKTVEKPWGKEIWVAHTDKYVGKVIWINKGQRLSKQYHNIKHETLYVDSGVLYIEINGEDRVMHEGDAIVITPKTVHRMGAKGSDVKIFEVSTSEVEDVVRLEDDYGRKGK, encoded by the coding sequence ATGAAAACTGTAGAGAAACCATGGGGTAAGGAAATATGGGTAGCGCATACGGATAAGTATGTCGGTAAAGTTATCTGGATAAACAAAGGGCAGAGGTTGAGTAAGCAGTATCATAATATTAAGCATGAAACACTGTACGTGGATTCAGGTGTGCTTTATATTGAAATTAACGGGGAAGATCGTGTGATGCATGAAGGTGATGCCATTGTTATTACGCCGAAAACTGTTCATCGCATGGGTGCAAAGGGAAGTGATGTTAAAATATTTGAAGTCTCAACTAGTGAAGTGGAAGATGTGGTAAGGCTTGAGGATGATTATGGGCGTAAAGGTAAATAA
- a CDS encoding ROK family protein produces the protein MKKYIVGVDLGGTKVAAAVFNRTGKIIGARVKLPTEKRFGKHSLLQSIYNTINMAIRDAGIKINMVEGIGLGSPGPLDIESGRLLTPINLKPLHGFNLRRCFENKYKVPVRLQNDANIFVLGEAVYGAGKKCKIVYGVTLGTGLGSGLVIDKKVYNGATGNAAEIWCLPYKSGIIEDYVSGRGIKNIFRKLTNMDVEPSIIAERARDGHKMAIYTWKLFGKHLAYALSCAVEVVDPEIVVVGGSVSKQYTLFFPSMKKWMSYYLRYLPQKNVKVVPATLGSDSAVVGAAALFLK, from the coding sequence ATGAAAAAGTATATTGTCGGTGTGGATTTGGGCGGGACTAAAGTCGCTGCGGCTGTTTTTAACAGAACAGGGAAGATTATTGGTGCACGGGTAAAGTTACCGACAGAAAAACGGTTTGGAAAACACAGTCTCCTGCAGAGTATTTATAATACAATCAATATGGCTATCCGTGATGCGGGTATAAAAATTAATATGGTTGAAGGTATTGGGCTTGGCTCGCCTGGGCCGCTGGATATTGAATCCGGAAGATTACTCACGCCAATAAATCTTAAACCATTGCACGGGTTTAATCTTCGTAGATGTTTTGAGAATAAGTATAAGGTTCCGGTAAGGTTGCAGAATGACGCAAATATTTTTGTTTTAGGTGAAGCCGTATACGGTGCGGGTAAAAAGTGTAAGATTGTTTATGGAGTAACTTTGGGGACAGGGTTGGGGAGCGGGTTAGTTATTGATAAAAAAGTGTATAACGGTGCAACGGGGAATGCCGCTGAAATCTGGTGTTTGCCTTACAAATCAGGGATTATAGAGGATTATGTTTCAGGCCGCGGGATTAAGAATATTTTTCGTAAATTGACTAACATGGATGTGGAACCCAGTATAATTGCGGAACGCGCCAGGGATGGGCATAAGATGGCAATATATACGTGGAAACTTTTTGGAAAGCATTTAGCATATGCGCTTAGCTGTGCGGTTGAGGTTGTTGACCCTGAAATAGTTGTAGTGGGAGGGTCGGTGTCAAAACAATACACGTTATTCTTTCCTTCGATGAAGAAATGGATGTCTTACTATCTGAGATATCTTCCACAAAAGAATGTGAAGGTTGTTCCTGCGACGCTTGGGAGCGATAGCGCGGTAGTTGGTGCAGCGGCGTTGTTCTTAAAATAA